The following coding sequences are from one Pongo abelii isolate AG06213 chromosome 3, NHGRI_mPonAbe1-v2.0_pri, whole genome shotgun sequence window:
- the LOC129388385 gene encoding uncharacterized LOC128125818 homolog codes for MEYVLFVLYFSFFLCLCALVCLYFSGCQEMTYKHEGRQLVRGFVF; via the coding sequence ATGGAATATGTCCTCTTTGTGCTgtacttctctttcttcctgtgtCTCTGTGCCCTGGTGTGCCTGTACTTCTCTGGCTGCCAGGAGATGACCTATAAGCATGAAGGTAGGCAACTGGTtcggggttttgttttttga